DNA from Peromyscus leucopus breed LL Stock chromosome 3, UCI_PerLeu_2.1, whole genome shotgun sequence:
AATCTATAAGCAGAGAGATTAGAGTTGAGAGGGCAGGTTGATACCCTGCCTGCCCATTTAGCAAAGTAATAATAATAGATTCACCCCCAGGGGCTGTGAGCTCCCCAACCCCGGCTTCTTGGTTAGACTTGTCGTTCCCAGGCATGTCCTTCCTCCTGTGGAGTGGCTTTAAGTCCAGTCAGAAAGCGATAGGTCACCTCTGACATTTGGGCCTCCATTGCATCCATAGGCATGTCTTGTAGTCCAGTGCTGTTTGCAGTTCACAGAGTCCACAGCTGGGTAAGGCTGTTGATGACTTTCCCCTGGCAATCTGCACAGCATCCGGGTACTCTGAGAATTAGTATTAGAGGTaggaagcttcctggtcagtaccCACTTGCTTTCTCCATGTCCTTTGACGGGTGGatgtgttatcttcagcaatggtgccCCATCAAGTTCTGTCAGGCAACCGAGAGCAATGATaatagtctatattgttttgggtaTTTCCGGAACATCTCCAACCACAAATTTGAGGGGAGGTGTCCCACACCTTAGCTTTGGGCTTTTGATTTGGCATCCTGTGTCTCTGAGGTAAGCATGATCCCCAGAGTAGGGTAACACTACAAGAATAAACTTTTATTTAGGAGGCTTATAAAACCGTTTGCATATGCTTTTTGGAACACCCTCTGGGTAAGACATCTCTCCTCCAGCCcctgctctgccctcccctcccacGCCTGTGTGTTTTGATGGCATTGCCATGTTTGCAGAATACTAGCCAGTCACTGTGGAGGATCTCCTTGTAgttggtttgtttggtgtttgCTCCTGTGATTCTCAGGTTTTGTGCTTTGGTAGATGtgtcccatcccccccccctgGGGGGGGACAGTATGTCCTCACTGGAATCACATAGTGTCACCCTCATAAGGTTGACTTTGATACCATGGGTAAAGAGagctcctctctttctctctctcacagggtttctctgtgttgccctggctgtcctggaactcactttgtagctgaggctggccttgaactcacagaggcccaccagccttttcctcccaaagtgctgggattaaaggtgtgtaccaccaccacctggctctctttTTAAAGTCAGTTATTTCCaccattttcaaattaaaaaacaagttcATGGAGTAatcttttttagattttattactATCCTATTTCTATGTctattttttcaagttttatttatttaaaaacattttgttatgtttgtttggGAGGAGAACTCATGCATGTGCAGGAcccgtgtggaggccagaggacagcttacaggagtGGTCGGTCCTCAGGCTGCAAGCCTTACGGTGTCAAGTGCTGtaacccgctgagccatctggctggcctGCTTCTGGGTCTTTTGCTGCTAAGCTTTGTGGCTCATTGATGCTCATGGTCTGACTCAGTTATTCTCATGACAGCACCTTGTGGTTTTAAAGGTAAAGCTTTAAAAAGAATCATTAATTGGTCTTCTCCAAAGAAGTGCTTCCTGTCACAGATCTTTCATATTTATGTCAGTTCAGACTTAGCAGGTTTTTATATTGGCCTTAATAAGTTGACATTTCTTCTTACACTCAAGGGTTCCACATTTGGCCAGTAGGTCGGTCGGAACTGGCTTCTGTGCCTGTGCCTTTGGTTTCTGAGATAGGATCTAGTGAGGTATCCCAGAAGAGCCTTCTGTTGCTCTAACCTCCAGCGCACTGGGATGCAGATGACACAGATGTGCATCCCCACACCTGGTCCCATGTCCTTCCTTTCCTGTGTGACATGCTTCTGTTGAATGCCTGTGCTACCCCTAGCCCGGGAAGCAGCTGCGTGAGTGCGGCACACATGTGTCCCAAGAGCTAGGCTACCCTCAGTCCAACGGCTGAGGAATAGTGTCACAGTATGTTGTCAATCTGCATTTCTCTTACGATGTGTGAAGTTGAGAGTGTGCTCTTTGGTTTcaatgtgggtatgtgtgttcacattctttttaagtatttctaGTCTGTTTTAGAATTGCTATTTAGGGGAAGGGAGGTCTTCCTAGATGTgctaaacaataataataataaaaatatattattgttgTGCTTGTTtacagtgttttttattttgaccATGCTAAATTTCCTCTCCGTTTGACTGAtgaatcattttgtttgtttgtttgtttgtttgcttgcttttgagacagggtctcagtctaGCCCTGGCGGGCCTGGATCTCCTGGATTGGTCTCAACTTctgacagtcctcctgcctcagtcttctgagtactgggatgacaggtgtgagtCACAATACTGCCTTCTCAGATTGAAAGAATCTGTATCTATAGTCAGCCGGGTGAGTCTTGGTACCGACTGCCTCTGCGTCCTAGTGAGGCAGCCTGCCCCGGCAGGGTTAAGGACACGCCAGTTCTCTCCTTAGTACCTGCACACTTCTTGTTGCACATTTAGATCCTTGCTCATTGGAGCTTATTCTTGTGTGTGGTCCGAGGTAGGGATCTGATTTTATTTAGCTCCAAATGGCTATCCAGTCTTCTAACACTAtttcttaaaaagttaattttcgccaggcaatggtggcgcacgcctttaatcccagcacttgggaggcagagtcaggtggatctctatgagttcgaggccagcctggactacagagtgagatccaggacaggctccaaagctacacagagaaaccttgtctccaaaaacaaaaaaacaaaacaaaacaaaacaaaaaagccagttTTCATCAAGTAATTTTCATGTCTACTTTAATTTGCACAAAGCTGCATGTCTCTCTGAGCCTATTTTTGACTTGGGTGTGTGAAGTCCTTGGTCTATCTGTCTGCATCACACTTTGCGTTATGGGGTTTTATGATAGACTATACCACCTGGAAGAATATACCATCCTCCCTCTAGTGCTTGAgtgtcttgtttatttgtttttcaacatGAAATTCTCTCTCAGTCATCCACTTAGAAACTTGGTATATTTGTGgaaattactttcattttataaatttatttacagTGAACTGACATTTTTATGTTAGCTTGTTCTGTCAGGAAGTAAGAGCTCTTATTTGGTTAAGTCTTCATTTGTGCCTTTTCTagaatgttttaaagttttcctcTGATGGATTTTACACATTTCTTATTATGAAACTTGCATTTTTTCCACTTAATATTCTGCCGAGCAGGTCAGTACATGTTGacctattttattttgtaaaatggaTCCAGGGTAGTCTGCCGTGCcctaatttaatttaactttgcCTCTGTTGATGTATGCATGTTACTTGTAATTTTTCCCTCTTCCAAGTAGTTATAATTGGAATTGCTTATTCATAAACCATCTGGATTTGGGGGGTAATAAGTGCTGCCAAGTTATCCTCTCAAACCATTTGATGAAGTCATGCAAACTTTAGTGCATATGTATATTGTTACCAGATCTTCAAActtctctttaaagaaaaattccatCAAAATGACTCCTCTAAAAGTTGAATGTGTTCACTAACATGGGTAATGTACAGTagcaggggcggggggggggggcagttcagTGACTCAGTGTGGGGGACCCTGCGGGGGTTCAGTCTCCAGAGGACTACAAATGATGAAGTAGCAGAGGCCACAGCTTCTACCTTAACTGACTGGACCATAGTCCTAGAAATGACATGTACAGACATGTGAAAGTGTGAAGCGTTCTCCTGTAAGGAGACCTTGAGTTGAGCCCAAGAGGCAGTGTGGCTGGGTCCAGTGACGTACCTTCACGCCCAGCACTCAAGCGGCAGGAGCAGGTGGGTGTCTGAGATCAAAGCCAACTTGGACTGCACAGCAAGTCCCAGGTCTGCCaggggctacataatgagaccttgttcTAATATCGTCCCCCTCCCAAGAACGTGCTGAAGTTAGTTTGGTGGGCTAGCGGCATAGGTTAAATTTACCTCACCTTGGCAGTGACAGTGACGTCCTAGACGAAAATGGTGTCTGGATGCAGAGATAAGGACAGGGCAGCGGTTGACAGCTGGCTTTGAAGCACTTGAGGCATGGTTTCCTTGGCATCAGTCTTGTGGCAAGGTAACAAATCgccctcaaattcagagattggAGTTGACAGTCAGCACTGATTTTCTCTAGCAGtgtgctggggttgggggggggggttcgggACTGGGGTCTCTTCTGATACCAAGTCAAAAATGTTAGGTTCCAGTCCTCATTCTGGGTTGGGCTGGAGGGTCCTCTTCCAGAGTGGTGCACTCTCTGGTGCTGGTGGCTTGTGGCGACCTCAGTTTCTCCCTGAGTCTCTCCGCAGAGAGGAGTGCCTGTAGACCTGGCAGCTTCTCCCCCGATCGAGTGATCCAGTGGAACAGGGCAGGCGCTGCAGTGCCTTTGGACCTTCCTTTTGGAAGCCGTCCACTGTCACTCTCGCCACACTCGATCCCTTAGAACGAGCTGTAAGTTCAACCCACGTTCGAGAGCAGGGGAACTAAGTTTCACATTTTCAAGAGGGGAATGTCGAAGAATCTGGGAACAGATTGTGAAACCTACACACTGTCCTGTCTGTTCTAAAAAGGAGGAGTGAAGCTaacatttgaaaaggaaaaaacactcctctcccacccccatccccatggTGTCTAAGGCAGATCAAGCTGGTCGTCGTCGTCGTGCTGAAGACAAATTGAAGTGAGATCTACCCAGTGTGGTGATCAAGCCACTGATGATGATAGATTCAGTGGAGGGCCCTGAGAGTGGGGGAGAGGCGGGGCAGGTGGAAGGACAGAGGCCGCAGGATGATGAGCACATGAGGAGAGAGACCAAGCGTGTCAGAacggggagtggggtgggggagccgaTTTGGTTCTGAGATTCCTAAGGAGTGGAAAATGCACAGCCAAGACCCAGATTGAAACCTCTCACCAAAGAGACCCCACCTTGAGGGCCAGGCTGGGGGGTGCGGGGCTGTGGTTTGGAGAAGTGAGGCAGACAGACCTGCAGCATgagggggagggaaaaaggagCTGCTTccgggtggaaggagagactctgGAGCCATCCAGAGCCCTCAGGTGCTGGGGTTTGAAGAGAGAGCGGTGTTGAGAGCAAAAGCGTTTTGTCTGCAGGGTTGTGAAGGAGACAGCATTTTTAAGTGGAGTAGAACAACTTTGGAAATTGGATTATCACATCTGCACAGATGCTCGATTCTTTTAGATTGCTCGAGATTGGGCGGACAAGTGGCTGGCATTCCGGAAGTCCCTTTCTTTGACCTTGACATCTTCTGTCTCCCTGATTCCTTTTAGAGCCTCCGTGCATCCCAGGGATGGTGTCCTCTACTGGAGGATTTCTGCCTCACTTAACTTTCGGGAGCCTTTTAACTGTAAGTGAAATCTGTTTACCttcttaggttttctttttttttccttccacatcCTGTTCCTGGCTGTTCTCCACTCTTGTGGACATGTGTTTATTACATGTCGGCGTGCTCAGGTACGTGCACCACGGCccgcgtggaggtcagagaccagCTTGTGGccgttggttctctcctcctcctgagtgAGTCAGATCGTGCTCCCAGCCATCTcgccatctcaccagccatctcaccagcccggctctgcctttcccctccctcctggtGACTGCCTTTTTTAATGCTTGTATGCAAGACTGTCCTTTCTTTCTTAGCTCCCACGTTAAGCAGGATTCTCTTAAGTTTCTGCTAACTAAACTTGGAATTTATACATAACAAACAGGATTAAAATGACTGTCACGTAAATGGTAAATTGAGATCATACTTAATACTCTCCCATGCCTGTACATCTATATAATGCATAATCAGTTTTCACATTAGGAAGAGACTTTGTAGGTCTTCATATGGAACGTAGCATATTCTGAGGTTTCAATAAAGATTTGAGGGTAAACTAAAGAAACAAGGACGTTTACAGATTAATCATCAAGATCCCCCTAAATTGTGCCTGCATTTCCTCTACTGTGTGGTGTAATGGttattttcctgttgcttttcTTTCAAGAACAAGATTTTAGGTCTGCTAAATACCTAAGAGACACTAAACCAAAATGGTAATAATTACTATGGCTCCAAatgaaagagttttgttttgtttgatgatGTCATCGTCGCTGTTGTTTTGAGTTAGAATCTtacgtagcccaggttggcatgaactcactgtagctgaggttggccttgcTGAACCTCATCCTCTTGTTTCCCATTTCCTGGGCGCTGgctttacaggtgtgcaccatcattcCTAAAGAGCGGTCTGTACACCCTGGGATGAAGGAACTGTTGTTGATAAGTCCCTTTTAAGACAAAACTATCTGTCGGATTGTGGCCAGTGTCATCATGAAGTCAGTAGGACAGCCTTACAGGAATGGGGTCTGGTATGCAGCATACGTGGGGATAAGCATGGGAAGAGGTAGAAAGGGCCAGGAGtgtgagaaagaagaaactgCAGAAATGGAGGACCGAGAGACCctcctctgtgtagcccaggcgaGAAGCAACAGGGGGCATGGAAAGGCTGCAAACCGTGCTGACTGCAAACTGCAGGTAGTTCTTAGTTTTCCTTAAATAGACACCAAGCTTCTTCCATGTGTTCACGgtgtaagagagagaaaaggaacaggaGTGTTCATCTCAGGAGATCTAAGTAGATTTATAAACATCTCATCCTGCTGTACTTGGGCAGTTGACAAAAAGTCTATAGTTAGTTgactttttttctcccttttcctgttacttttctttttttcttgtccttgcttctttttctatacattttctctttggatttcAGCAGATGTAGAAACTTCTTAGATCATTTAttccattcccagtacctacactCTACACCTACACTCTCAGGAAATATTGTCACCCTCCAAGCCTCTCTGATTCCGGAATCTTCTGGAAAATACTCTTAGCACTGGGCTTCTAGGACGTCTGATATTAATATTCATTTGCAAATTTGATATCCAAACTGGTAGCTCCTTAGAAGAAAGGGGTAAGACTGACTTACTTGAGCAGCCTTACATGTAATATGTTAGTGAACAAGAGCATGCATGTTTTTTTCCTCCCTGTGCACACAGCCAGAATAGCAGTGGcactgagggctggagatgtgtgACTGGAGAGCTAAAGTGCACATGATGTAAAGTGTCTGGGGTTGACTGAAGTTGAGTGACAGACTTGCTTAGCTGAAGTGTTCTGAGGCAGATGTGTCAGGGATGGTTTGggaaccagaaactagatgcaGTGCTGTGTAGTGACTACTTGGTGACTATCCTGGTCAGGTGTACACTGCATCCTCATGTCCATCCTGGTCAGGTGTACACTGCATCCTCATGTCCATCCTGGTCAGGTGTACACTGCATCCTCATGCCCAGCCTGGTCAGGTGTACACTGCATCCTTGTGTCCATCCTGGTCAGGTGTACACTGCATCCTCATGCCCAGCCTGGTCAGGTGTACACTGCATCCTCATGTCCATCCTGGTCAGGTGTACACTGCATCCTCACGTCCACTGTCCATGCCTCTGGTCAGGTGTACACTGCATCCTCATGTCCATCCTGGTCAGGTGTACACTGCATCCTCATGTCCATCCTGGTCAGGTGTACACTGCATCCTCATGTCCATCCTGGTCAGGTGTACACTGCATCCTCATGTCCATCCTGGTCAGGTGTACACTGCATCCTCGTGTCCATCCTGGTCAGGTGTACACTGCATCCTCATGTCCATCCTGGTCAGGTGTACACTGCATCCTCATGTCCATCCTGGTCAGGTGTACACTGCATCCTCGTGTCCATCCTGGTCAGGTGTACACTGCATCCTCATGCCCAGCCTGGTCAGGTGTACACTGCATCCTCGTGTCCATCCTGGTCAGGTGTACACTGCATCCTCGTGTCCATCCTGGTCAGGTGTACACTGCATCCTCATGCCCAGCCTGGTCAGGTGTACACTGCATCCTCATGTCCATCCTGGTCAGGTGTACACTGCATCCTCATGTCCATCCTGGTCAGGTGTACACTGCATCCTCATGCTCAGCATGGTCAGGCAGTTTGCAGTTAACTTTTTGGGTAGTCTAGACATTCTGAGGTTTGTCTGGAGTCTTCTAGAAAAATCACTGCTCATCACATGGGGGAGAAACAGGGAAGGATTTCCAAGGCACCATGTGACAGACTGTAGTGGTGATGACTCGCAGAGCTTGGAGCTCGTGGCAGCAAGGAAAGTCGTGAGGAATGAGGTTGGAGAGGGCCTACATAGAGCGCTGATGGCTGTGGGGAATTGTGGGAAGTTTTAAATTCAAAGGACTGGTACAGGTTGGCTAGAAAACTTGAAAGGGATTtagaaagagcaaggagggacAGGAGAGGAAATGGATTGTTGCCCAGTAACCAGGGCATGGTATAGGTTGAAGACAGGGAACTGAAGGAGCCGAAGTCGGAACTTCTCTGAAAGAATGGCCTATTATCTGGGAGCTAGAACTACATcatgattgtttttttcttttcttttttttcttttaaagatttatttatttattatgtatacagtgttctatctgcgtgccagatctcattacagatggttgtgagccaccatgtggttgctgggaattgaactcaggacttctggaagaacagccagtgctcttaaccgctgagccatctctccagccccatgattgttttcttaaaccagtgttgtttttcaagacaatttAAGATTCTTTTAAATATCTGACTTCTTAAAATGAATCATTTTGTGTTAAAATacaatgtttttctctctttacaTGCACAGGTGGTGTCACGTACCATACTTCTCCTGCAGTGGAGACATTATGCATATTAAATAGCTCTCCCTTAAGATGAGTCAACCCTTTTGTGATGGGCCTACATCTTGCTTAGTGTCTTCAAAGTTCGTATGTGTCTTAGCATGTATCAGAGTTCACCTcagtatttttttgagacagattcttatTATGTGGTCtacactggcccagaactcaccatcctcctgcctcagtcctgcACCGGCTGGAGTCACAGCTGTGTTTTGGAAGGTTGCCCTGTTGTCCAGCAAATGTATCCAGCTCCTCATGACATTAAACAGTTCTTACTTAGTACTTAAGCCTTTAAGAACATAAGCAGGGGCTGGAgcggtggctcagcagttaggagcacttgctgctcttgcagaggacgcaggtttgattcccagcacccacatagtggctcacaaccaattCCAGAGTGCCCAGTACCAGCTGTGATCACTataggcatcaggcacacacatggcgtacatacataaatgcaggaAAGATACTTATACAAAACAGAtgaatcataaaaaaaattaaaaatcaaaacagtatCAGACCTTTGCTCCAGATGGAGAATTGGTTGTATATAACTAATTCAATTCACAGCTTTgttctgttgtgtgatatttttgtCCAATTTAGTTCGGATTCAACTGTCAGAACAAAGTTGATAGATTTGTAGGATAGATTTAAGAAggaaactgccttttttttttttttaaaaaaaaagaaatctaagagGTTCTGTTAGTCACAGATAGAAAAGagacaccccccaaaaaaaaaccctactcaTTTTAAGGCTCTCCACAGACAAAATATTATTCAAGTAATCTCCATTTGAAGCCAAAAGCTGTAATCTGAGAATTGCTATGTTGAAAggttgctttttgctttttgcttttttttttttttaaatctctctctggGTCCCTACATATTGGCCAGTGAAAACTGTTTCTCTTTGAAGATAGAAAAGTGATGAGCATGAAATCCACGGCTATTGGAGTGGGCAATCCTGAGAGAGTACCCAGAGCCTTCCTGAGCTGTGGTTGCTCTACCCAGGGCCTCTGGGAGGAAGCCGGGCCTTTGGTATCTTTTGCAGCTGGctttgtctgcctgtctctgttcagTGTGTGGCTTTGGAACCCATGAGAGGCCTGCTGGTTGAGAGTTTTATCGTCATCACGTGGCCAGTTGTCAGAGAGAACCGAGGTCTGAAGCTCATGTTGATTTTAGAGAGTTATTCTCGGGAGCCCTTTTTGGAAGGAGATAAAAGGCAGGAGGAGTACCAGCAGCCAGGTTC
Protein-coding regions in this window:
- the LOC114691053 gene encoding uncharacterized protein LOC114691053 isoform X2; amino-acid sequence: MCQGWFGNQKLDAVLCSDYLVTILVRCTLHPHVHPGQVYTASSCPSWSGVHCILMPSLVRCTLHPHVHPGQVYTASSCPSWSGVHCILMSILVRCTLHPHVHPGQVYTASSCPSWSGVHCILMSILVRCTLHPHVHPGQVYTASSCPSWSGVHCILMPSLVRCTLHPRVHPGQVYTASSCPSWSGVHCILMPSLVRCTLHPHVHPGQVYTASSCPSWSGVHCILMLSMVRQFAVNFLGSLDILRFVWSLLEKSLLITWGRNREGFPRHHVTDCSGDDSQSLELVAARKVVRNEVGEGLHRALMAVGNCGKF
- the LOC114691053 gene encoding uncharacterized protein LOC114691053 isoform X1 produces the protein MCQGWFGNQKLDAVLCSDYLVTILVRCTLHPHVHPGQVYTASSCPSWSGVHCILMPSLVRCTLHPCVHPGQVYTASSCPAWSGVHCILMSILVRCTLHPHVHPGQVYTASSCPSWSGVHCILMSILVRCTLHPHVHPGQVYTASSCPSWSGVHCILMSILVRCTLHPHVHPGQVYTASSCPSWSGVHCILMPSLVRCTLHPRVHPGQVYTASSCPSWSGVHCILMPSLVRCTLHPHVHPGQVYTASSCPSWSGVHCILMLSMVRQFAVNFLGSLDILRFVWSLLEKSLLITWGRNREGFPRHHVTDCSGDDSQSLELVAARKVVRNEVGEGLHRALMAVGNCGKF